AGAAAGACATTCCGAAAAAGAATGCTCATGATGGCATCACGTTTCTGTCGCGTCGATTCGGATACTCTAAACATAATCATTAAGTATATCAAAAACTATGGTGGGAGTAGTAGCTAAACATTAAAGGTTCTCGTATTTCTGTATCAATAGTGTATTTACGGGGCAACTTTTAAAAAAATGCCCGAACTCAAGCTAGAGTTCGGGGATGTTGTTTCGAAGAAACTATTTTCCAATGATCCAACGGTAGTGGTTAACCTTGTCTTTCATTTCCCCGTGCCGTTTGTCGAGAAAGGTGAAGCCGAGCATCACAATGTGTTCAGTGCACGCAACTCCCCGAACGTCGTACCCATTTTCATGGACTCCGATTGCTCTGTCGAGCTCAAGTAAATCCCTAGCAGAAACTACTGCCATGAATTCGGTTACAGCCGGAGCCTGCGAATGCCTGTCGTAAACTGTGGCGAGCGTTTTCGTGTACGAGTTTGTTGTCAGATGGTCGAGCACATGCGCTTCGAGCTCATGCATGGCAACCTCTTCCTCAAACCACTCCTGTGAAAAATTGGAGTAGCGCGCTCCCATCTTTTTTTGGTACGCGTGGCCCAGCTCGTGCATGAGAACACCGATGAAAAAAGGGTCGGACCAATTAATAGCGCCTATCATCACCGCATTCCAGTCGCTTCTGTAAAAAAGTACCGAAGGCAGTTGTCCTTTTCGAAATTCGCTCTCTGGAAGAAAGCAAATTTCGAGCGACCTGCGCATTTCTTCCTGATCAATCGTTCCCGTTTTCGAGAGAACCGATCCTCCATTTAGAAACTGCGAGGTGAAGAACGCTGTGAATGTCGTCGATATCTTTGTTGAAAGCTCTGAAGCCCCGGCAGACCTCTTTACCGCGTTCTCCACATTTGTGAGCGCGTGGGCAAGTGATTGAGCAAGCTTGGGCCCTGGATCAAGCGGCCTCTCTAGCCACCAGCTATCGTTACTCCGGCTCTGTGACATGTAAGTCTTGCATGTGTCTATAAGGCGGGATCGTGAATCGGCGACGTGAGCGTCCCGAGACAATGAACGGAGCGTTTCCTTTTGATAGAAAAGGCAGAGTATGCCCATCGTAGCGACAAAGCTTATAGCGATGCTCAATACCGGAAACACAGATTTATATTTTGTTTTTTTCAATCGAATTATTCCCTTCTGGTTTTTTTTCTAAACAATAGCATATAACAACTGGCGAGCATTGTCAAACTTGGAAATAAAAAAAAGCCGATGAACAGAACTCATCGGCTTTGGCTTTGCGATTGCAATCAAGACTGTGGCACGGGCACCCAATTTTCTGTGACGCTTTTCCGTTTGTAAATACGGATGTACTTGGATGTCTTTTCTGACCTGATGCTTTGGCGGAGAAGTGTTTGAGCGGTGGCAAGCTCTGGGAAAACATCGGCGTCAACATGCATTGCCAAGAACCTGTAAAGGTCGGGACCCACCTTGAAGTTGGTCTTTTCGACGAGCAATTGTCGAGTGAGCTCGTACAACGGTTTGACCTTCGCATCTAGATTGGCCTCCTGCTTGAAACGGTCGAAGAAACGCTCGATTTCCAACTTCGCTTCCGCCGCCAGGTCGCCTCTGACGATGGTCATGGTGTTTACCATGGCGACCACACGATTCAATCCGTCCGAGCTCGTAAAGCTCAACTGGCTTCGCAGGTTGCCATGCTCATCAATGAGTCGTGGAAAGATATGGCGATTCAGGCATTCCTCGCGGTCGCTAGCCGCGCGCACCACAGCGTCATTGAGTGCGAGCACTTGTGTCACGATTTCATCGGTTGTCTTGGTGTCATTGATCTCCTTCTCGACCAGCAACGCATGCTCTGTCGCAATCACTACTAGCTCGCCCTCGGTGGTCCGTATCTGGTCTCGGAAGGCATCTCGCTCCTTGGTAAGTTCGATGGTCTGCTTCGGCCAGTCCTTGATCTTCGCCACCAGTCCACGTTCTTTCTTCGTGCCGTGATGTTTCAAATCCGAGAGCTGTGTTGCCGCTCCGAGAAATGCCAGGTAGCCCTTCGTCCACCTGGCCCTCGAGCGTTTCTCCTCCGCTCTAAGTTGATTCAATTGCTTTGACACGGTCCTTTTTTTCCGTTCCAGCTCGGTTTTAAGCGTCTTAAAACCACCGCCTGTGCTTGTGCTTTTGCTCATAGGTTTGTTCCTCGTGCTGTTTGCCGGCTGTGCCAGCGTTTGTGTATTTATCCAGTCTCTTTCTAGCACGGCATTACTATTATGTCAAATTCTAACTCATCTCGATATACACAAACGGTAAATGATATTTCATGTGTATAGGTCAGTCGCTCCGCCAGTTTCAGAAATAATAACCATAAGTGGAGCCGACTAGTATGAAAATGAGTCTAACGATTTTTTATAAAAAAACCGCCATGCAAGATGCTACTTGCTAGAGGCGGTAACTGAAACGCGTTTCATCAGACGGAGTTGGCTAGTTTTCGCACTTGACTGAAAGCGAGTTGCTGGTCAGCTGTCAGTTTTCTCCCTTCTGCATTTAACCAGTTTTTAAGCTGAGTCGGGTTCGCTGGTGTGGCGGTGCTCCTGGCGGGAGTTCCTAAAACCAATTCAACGGGGACGAAAGCTCTAAGAACATTCCCGATAACCACTGCGCCGACTCCTCGCGAGATCCAAAATTGAAACTTACCGTGTGGTGTAAGCTCTTTCAGGAAGAGGTCGAGCGCGAAGCGAGGAATCGTTTCAAGCTGAACGGTTCGCAGGAATGTTGCGAAGTAGCGTTCAATACTTTTGGGTGACTCGTCACCTAAAACGAAACGAACTGATTCAGCGAATGACTTCATGAGGCCAGGTTGCTCAATCAACTCGATGACGGACTGTTGCGAAGGAGCAAGATCCATCAATGAGCCGTACATTGCTTCTGAGTATCTTTGCAAGTGAACGATTTCTGTTCCCATTACGACTTCGACCAATCCTTTACAATGAGGACATTCCAGCACTTTTTTCTTAGTTATTTCTGTTTCCATTTTTTCTTTCCGCTGTCTGCGAGTCTCGATAGTTTAATCGAGAGCCGGCGAATTTGCCGATTTTTTAGAGACAGCAGTATGTATTCCTCAAAATGCATACTGCTATCTCTAACCCACGGTTAAGATAACATAAGCGGGCACCAATGTCAACTGCCTGCCTTCTCCTAACACAAAACAACATCCTTACAAACTGGAGTTTGTAAGGATGTTGTCGGTGATCATTTTGCTTATAGGCGCTAAATGAACTCGATATTTTTTCTTGGCATCCCTATGTAACTTTCCTCTTGCTTCTGTAGTTTTGAAATGACAATGTTCCCACTATCACAATGCTGAAGATAATCACTCCGAGAAGAAAGAGCAAGGGCTTCGGATAATCGTTTATTCCCGTGTAAGGAACTTCTGTGAGAGAGACCACTTCGCTTGCAAGTGGAGCGGGCTCAACCGTTTGAACGAGAGTGACAACAGGTATTTTTGTGACGATACGTCTGCTTCCCCCGCCTCCTTTTCTGCTTTTTTTTACAGGAGTTTCCGAAACAACGAGCGTGTTGCACGATTTTGTCATTGTTAGATTTTTCGAGTCGGTAACTGTAACGGACGCTTCTTTCACTCCCGTTGTTGAGTACGCTTTTTTAATTGTTGACTCGCTCCCGGAGAGTTCGTCTGTTCCCGTCCAGCTAATTATAAATGGAGAAGTTCCCCCGGTAATTTCTACTTGGCGGGTAACCTCCTCATTGATCTTTACCTCGCCCGCAATTGCAGGACATGAGATGTTGAAAGGCAAAAGAGGAGTAGCAACTACAGTTACTTTCACCTCCTGATGAGCTCCTCCTTGGCTATCGGTATCGTTCTGATGAATATTCCCTGTGACGGATGCTTGCGCGTTGAGTGTCAGGCCAGATTCGAGGTTACTCTGCTTGGCAGTGTAGCTTGCGACATTTTGATAATCATCTGACTGTAGGTCAGTGAGCGTCGTTCTTGTCAAAGGAATGCTGTGACTTACTCCATCGGGAGTAACGAGGGTAGCTGCTATTTCGCTCGCATCGCACGCAATCAAGGGACTTCCCGGCGTATTATTGAAAACCGTAATACTGTAATGAATGACGTCGCCTACATGCACTTGAGGCAAGTCTGTAAAAAGAAAAACTCCCAAACCGCTTCCGGTACAGGTGTCAGGGCTTTTGTGAGCAAAAGCAGAGCTAGTTCCAATGCTAAGCAAGGAGAAAAGGAAGAAAAAAATGAGCGACGTTAATTGTAAAGCTTTTATTAAGAGTGTTTTATTGAATGTATTCATGTTGAAATTATTAGAGGCTTAGAGGTGATAAATGGCCACCCCAGGTCGTCTTTTAATACTACACTATTTCATTACAAATGTCAAGTGTCTTCTGTGGTCGAGAGTAAAGTTCACGATTATCACTATAGCACGTTTAACCCTGCATGTTGCCCAGAACCCACTCTGCACGAGAGCCAAATGGGTCGCAAAAAAGAAAAACCCGACAACGAATTGATCTATGCCCCAATAAGGTGGACACATAATAAATGCCCACTTTATGGGGTACAGATCACAAACTGGAGGGTTTTTTAATATTCAATCCATCTTTGGTTGTCAGCCTGTTTTACGTTTCGTCTGAGGGCTGTATCTGGGTTATACTATGAGCTATGAAAAGTGAGCGATTCGAGAACGCATCATCGAAACCTCTACCTGATGAAGAACAGAACGAGATTCCCTACGATGTGGCAAAAGGAAGCGATTTTAATCTACTCAAAAAAAATGTTGCTAACACAAAGACACTCGACGGTTTGAATGGTTTGAATGAAATTGAAATAGCAAAGAAAAGCCATGAATTTAAAAGGATTGCCAGTTCCGCGTTGCATACTGCCCGTGAAATCAAGCGATGTGAGAAAAAAATGAAGCGTGAAAAAGATCCGCGCGCACCCATACTTGGAAATACCGCTGACCTTCTCTTGCATATATGGGAAAACGGTGCCTCGCTCGCAGAATTTTCAGATAAACTCACAAAGGGAGCGGAGGGTGGCGAACCGCGCTTCAGTGAGAGAGAGCGAGGATTTTACCGTCTTGCGTTAATTCAAATACAAACTGAACTGAATGAACTTTTTCATAAAATTGAGGAAATTCCGATTGAATCGGGGTTTAACCCAGAAAATCTGCGGAGATGGCTAAAAAAAACTATTGGTTCACTTGCCACAGTTGGAATTTTGGGCGTCGCTCTTTCCGGTGACGCAAGGCATGAACAAAACATTTGGGAAGTTGCCAAAACGCACCAATCCAAAGCAAAAAATGAAAAGATTGTTAAAAATAATAGTTACCAGCTTGTCAACCCTCTTCGAAATGGTGATATCTACAAACCTCATATCGGAGGTGAAGAGAACGGCGAGCCCGGCGAGTTTCTCCCTATGGAGCCGATTGCGAGAATCCACGAGCGTTTTGGTAGCGCGATAAAAGATCCTTTGTGGATGACAGAAATCACGATGCGCACACTCAATGGCGAATTTCACGTTATGGAATCTGAAGCAAATGAGACGAGTCCTCGCATTCATGCAGATGTAATACTAAAGCCAATCTCAGTGGCTAAAGACCTCGAGGTTGTTCTTCCCGCGCCTCTGGGCTTTATAGTTGGCGAAGTAAAAACTAAGCCCTACGTGCCATTTTCACTCAATAAAAATAATTCAATCATTACTTTTCAAGGTGATGTCCAAGATGTGGGAATTCAATATACGGTCATCGAAGGCAAGCGAGATTTTCCGGAAACCATTTATCCGAATCCCGACACTCTTCGAACTGAAGACGCAAATAGAGTCATCAAAAATTTATCGAATTCCACTTACGACAATGTTCCGGCAGTACTTGATAAGTATTTGGAAGATTTTACGTATATAGCAAGCAACGAGCTCGAGACACTTCTGAGTAGATTGCCTGGAACGATTGAAGAAAAAATCGGCGCCTTAAAAATCGGTAGCTGTGATACGTTGTCAGCCTACACTGCCGGTTTGCTTAACGATGCAAATAAACGCGCGTTTGTAGGAGGCGGTTACCTCCAAAATGACGATTTCATCGACTCCTCTCGTCCTCATGCAAAGCTCATATTATTTACGGGCAATGGAAGCACCCCAGCCATGTATGAGACAACCGCCGCACCAAGAAAAAATTTTATCAACCTGAAATTTGGAGCTGAAGATAGAAAAGCGCTGGAAGAAATAATCGCAACGAGCGAGCCCGGCCGTGATCCTGCGACTCGCTCGAAAATATACGAGTCCTTCAAGGAAAAACTTAACCAAATTTTATCAACAGATGCCTACAGTAAATTTAAAAACAAAGAAAAATCGCCAGAAGGTAAAATTTCTATAAGCGAGCTTTACAATAAGCTTGAAGAAAAAATTGATAGTTTACCATCGATAAGGAGAATTGCCTCCATAGCAGGCGTTGAGATCGCCCTCATAGCCGCGCTTATCACAGCAGGAATTCTCGGTGCAAAGGGTATAAAAAATATAAAGAGAAAAGTCAGTATTAAACTTCGAGAAGGCACGAATGAAGAAACAGTTAAAGCTTTCCAATCACTCTCGAGAGATTCAACGGAAAGAGAAGACAACGCAGACCCTGAAGAGGACAAAGCTGTTCAGTCGCGCCTCGACATTCTCTATCAAAAACAGCCCGAACTCCAATCGTTATTCCCTCTCGAAGAGGTCAAGCAATTAACATTAAATGAGAAACGTGATTACTGCAAACTGCTCCTTGTCGCGCGAATGTTTGTAAAAGAGCCTTGGGGAATGTTCGATATGATTTCTTCCGTGGTGAATCAAAGAGAGTTAGGTCGAGAAATTGAACGGCTGAAAGCGGATGGCATCTCAGTCGACAAATGGATGAATCGAGTCAGAGAAAATTTTACTGATGAGAAAAGAAAAGAAAGAATGAAAAAGTATATTCCGGAAAACGTTAAAGGGATTATGGACGTAGGAACAAAGATTGCTGTTGAGAAACTAGAAAAAACCAATGGTGTTAACTCTACCATGTTATTTAAAATATTGGGGATCGGACCTGCCGA
The genomic region above belongs to Candidatus Taylorbacteria bacterium and contains:
- a CDS encoding DUF58 domain-containing protein; amino-acid sequence: MKSERFENASSKPLPDEEQNEIPYDVAKGSDFNLLKKNVANTKTLDGLNGLNEIEIAKKSHEFKRIASSALHTAREIKRCEKKMKREKDPRAPILGNTADLLLHIWENGASLAEFSDKLTKGAEGGEPRFSERERGFYRLALIQIQTELNELFHKIEEIPIESGFNPENLRRWLKKTIGSLATVGILGVALSGDARHEQNIWEVAKTHQSKAKNEKIVKNNSYQLVNPLRNGDIYKPHIGGEENGEPGEFLPMEPIARIHERFGSAIKDPLWMTEITMRTLNGEFHVMESEANETSPRIHADVILKPISVAKDLEVVLPAPLGFIVGEVKTKPYVPFSLNKNNSIITFQGDVQDVGIQYTVIEGKRDFPETIYPNPDTLRTEDANRVIKNLSNSTYDNVPAVLDKYLEDFTYIASNELETLLSRLPGTIEEKIGALKIGSCDTLSAYTAGLLNDANKRAFVGGGYLQNDDFIDSSRPHAKLILFTGNGSTPAMYETTAAPRKNFINLKFGAEDRKALEEIIATSEPGRDPATRSKIYESFKEKLNQILSTDAYSKFKNKEKSPEGKISISELYNKLEEKIDSLPSIRRIASIAGVEIALIAALITAGILGAKGIKNIKRKVSIKLREGTNEETVKAFQSLSRDSTEREDNADPEEDKAVQSRLDILYQKQPELQSLFPLEEVKQLTLNEKRDYCKLLLVARMFVKEPWGMFDMISSVVNQRELGREIERLKADGISVDKWMNRVRENFTDEKRKERMKKYIPENVKGIMDVGTKIAVEKLEKTNGVNSTMLFKILGIGPADESQEKGKPKPIAETGFEFHEYFPYSEGMDARSIDWNVYARSDQLVVKRFSEARLDKKVPAIDVVIDVTEHDTDELSGFVAMLLYTRKYKRLDIQSITLTSYDQVVLRLNKTVVTKLIEEGRQSIEYLITKIKTLKWEHSLEMFKGNLLNNSRELREPLLRLPPRNLGLDKNATVLGIGELGGFRFAKHSKRIDSFLVFKKTEEEKNKNLSV